In the genome of Luteitalea pratensis, the window CCTTGCACAAGCGGAACTCGCATCGTCTCGAAGTAGCGTGAACCGACGACGTTGAAATTGATCTCCATGTCTTCGCCGTTGCGGGGGGTGTAGCCCTGGAGGTCGACACGGGTGCGCTGGCCGCTGAAATCGAGCGGGACGATCGATGCGAGCGCCGCCGAGCGCACACCCGGAAGCGCCTCGATACGCGCGACCAACTGCTCGAAGAAGGAGCGTGCCCGCGCCTCGTCGTAGCCCTGGCGCCCCGCACTCAGCGACGCGATCACCACGTTTCGCGGCTCGAATCCCACGTCGACCGCGCCAGCCCTGCGCAGGCTCAGCACCGACAACCCGGCGCCAACGACAAGAACCACGCTCAGTGCCACCTGGACGGCCACCAGTCCGTTGCGTAGGGAGCCACGACGCAGGCGATGGACGCCGGCGTCCGCGATGCCGCCCTTCAGCGCCGTGGTGAGGTTGGGTCGCGTCATCCGGAGGGCGGGCAGCAGTCCGAACAGCATGGCGGTCAGCAGGGACATGAGGGCGGTGAACGCCAGGACCCGCGCATCAGGACTCAAATCGAGTGAGATTCGCAGCGGCAGCGGCGGCTGCATTCGGACCAACTGCGTCGTTGCGGCGAACGCAACGAGCGTGCTGGCCAGGCCGGCCAGCATTGCGAGCAGCACGCTCTCCGTGAACAACTGTCGAAGCACACGCGCTCGTCCCGCGCCTACGGACAATCGAATCGCCATCTCGCGGCTTCGCACGGCGGCGCGCGCCAGCATGAGGTTCGAGACGTTGACGCAGGCCAGCAGCAGCACGATGCCGACCACGGCCATCAGCGTGGTCATGAACGGCAGCACGTCGGCGCGGTCGACGAGCAGGGACTGGTTGGCGGGCTCGAGGGTGATGCGTCTCCCTTCGCCCTTCAGATCGGTCCACTCCCGCGGGTAGGCTCGATGCAACTGGTCCCCGATGACCTTGAACGCGGCCTGCGCCCTCGGCAGTTCCACACCGTCCGCGAGTCGTCCGACGACCGTCAACCATCGCGACCCGCGTTCCGTCAATTGATCGGCGAGTTGCGATTGTCGCTCGAGCGGCAGCCAGAGGTCGGCAGGCAAGCCACGCAGCAATCCGGTGAAGCCGGGCGGCGCGACACCAATCACCACCGATGGCTTGCCGTTGATCGTCAGCCGTCGCCCGAGCACATCCTCGCGACCGCCCAACATCCGCTGCCACAAGCCGTGGCTGACGACCACGACGTCTTCATCGGCAGGTCCGAACACCCGGCCCCTCGCGACGTCGACACCGACAACGGAGAAGTAGTTCTGGGTGACGACATGACCCTGGACGCGATCGCTGGCGGCGCCGTCGCTGAGGTTCATCAGCTCCATCGAGTACGCGGCAAGTCCGGAGAGCACGTCGCGGGCGTTGTCTCGAAAGTCGAGGTAGTCCGGATATCCCGTCGAACCGTGGGCAGGTCCGCTGAAGTCGCTCGTGTGGATCGCAACCAGCCGCTCCGAGTTCGGCACCGGCAGCGGCCTCAGCAGCAGCGCGTTGACGAAACTGAAGATTGCCGTGTTGAGGCCGATGCCGAGCGCCAGCGTCACCACGACCGCGATGGTGAACCCCGGTGCACGGCGGTACAGCGCGACGCTGTGCCGCAGGTCACGCACGACGTCGTCCAGCCACGGCACGCGGCCCTTCTCATAGAGCCGCTCCCGGGTCAACGCGACACTGCCGAACTCTCGCCTGGCGGCGGCACGCGCCTGCTGTTCCGGCAAGCCTTCGGCGACCAGGTCGTCGGCCTCCAGGTCCAGGTGGGTGCGAATCTCGTCGCTGATGTCGTCCTCGGATCGTCGTCGGCGCCAGAACATGTCAGTCCGCCTCTCCGAGCTCCGGCCCGAGGATCAAGGCGATCGCGCGCGCCAACTTGCGCCACTCGGTCGCCTTCTCGCCGAGTTGTGCTCGTCCCTGCCTGGTCAGCGTGTAGAAGCGTGCACGGCGGTTGTTCTCCGACGCGCCCCACCTGCCTGTGATCCAGCCTTTGTCCTCGAGGCGCTGCAGCGCCAGGTACAAGGAGCCGTGGTCGACGGAGAACGCGTCTTCGGACTGGCGCTGAATCGTCCTCGCCATCCCCTGCCCGTGATGCGGTCCGAGGACGAGCGTCTTCAAGATCAGCAGGTCCAACGTGCCCTGCAGCAACGCCACACGATCGCTGTCCTGTCTCTTGGTCGGCATCCGACCCGAGTGTCGACCCCTTTGGGTCGGATGTCAACAGGAGGCTCCGTCTGGCAACGATTGATCGAGGAGCGGCCGTCGTGGCGCGCGAACCACGTTGTCAGCAACGCGGCGCATGACGAGCACGCGACGGCCCCGGTGCGTTTGACAATGTGCGGGGCCTTACCTAGAGTGGGCTCACTCCAGCTCGGCTGCCCATGGATCTCCTGCCACCGCTCTCGGCGTTCACGGTGTTCCTTTCGATCTGCGCGGTCGGGTTCCTGTTCCTGGTCCTGGCGCTCGCGTTCGGTGGGCTCTTCGACTTCCTCGAGACCGATCACGACTTCGCCACCGGCGGCCCCGGCTTCTTCAGCAGTCGCGTGATGGCCGTGTTCGTGACCGCCTTCGGCGGATTCGGAGCCGTCGCGACCTACTACGGGCTCGGTCCGATCCCGGCCTCGCTTGTCGGGTTCGGCAGCGGGATCGTGTTCGGCGGCGCGATCTACGCGCTGGCTCGCGCGCTCTACAACCAGCAGGTCAGCACCGAAGTCCGAGCCGACGATCTGGTCGGGGCAGTCGGCCGCGTGGTCATCGGGATACCGCCGGGTGGTGTTGGGCAAGTCCGCCTGCGCCTTGGCGAGGAGCTGATGGACAAGATCGCCCGCACGCGTGACGGGGTGGCGATTGCCGAGAACACTTCGGTGCAGATCGAAGAAGTGCTCGGAGAAACAGTGATCGTCAAGAAGACCTGAGGACAGGAGTCTCATGTGACAGAAAATGTCCAGCTCGCGTCGCTGATCCTCTCGATTCTCGGCGTCGTCCTGTCGCTGTTTGCCGCCGCCTTCCTGTTCAGTCGCAACTACATCAAGGTCTCGCCCAACGCGGTCGCGGTGCTGAGCGGACGCAAGCGCAAGCTGCCTGACGGGCGCACGGTCGGCTACCGGATGGTGCGCGGTGGCGCGGCGCTGCGGATTCCCCTGCTCGAGAAAGTCGAGTACCTCCACCTGAACGTGATGACGATCCCGCTCGAGATCAGGCGGGCGTACACGTTGAAGGGGGTCCCGGTTTCGGTCAAGGCGGTCGCGAACGTGAAGATCCGCGGCGACGACTCGTCGCTCCAGGCAGCGGCGGAGCGGTTCCTCGGCATGTCGCACGATCAGGTGCAGAAGGTCATCTTCCAGACGCTGGAAGGGCACTTGAGGTCGATTCTCGGCACGCTGACCGTCGAAGAGGTCAACAGCGATCGACAGAGTTTCGCGCAGAAGCTCACGACCGAAGCAGCCACCGATCTCGAGAAGATGGGCATCGGCGTGGACGTGCTCACGATCCAGGAGATCAGCGACGAAGAAGGCTACCTCGACGCGCTCGGCAAGCGGCGCACCGCGGAGGTCAAGCGCGACGCGACCATCGGCGAGGCCGAGGCGCACCGCGACGCGAAGATCAAGTCGTCGCAGGCGCTGCAGGAGGGGGAGAAGGCGAAGTTCCAGGCCGACGCCGAGATTGCGCAGTCGTCCCGTGACTTCATGATCCGGCAGGCGCAGTACCAGGCCGAGATCGAGACGCAGAAGGCGCGCGCGGCGCAAGCCGGGCCGCTCGCGGAAGCGACCGCGCGCCAGGGCGTCGTCGCCGAGGAAGTCCGGGTCGAGAAGACACGGACGCAGGAGGCGATTGCCGTCCAGGAGCAGGAAGTCCTGCGCAGGCAGAAGGAACTCGACGCGACGGTGATCAAGCCGGCCGAAGCGGACCGCCAGGCGGCGGTTGTCCGCGCCGAGGCGGCCAAGCAGTCCGCGATCCTCGAAGCAGAAGGGCGCCGCTCGGCGATGATCGCGATGGCGGAGGCAGAGCAGGAGAAGCTCCGCAAGGAAGGCGCCGGCCGTGCGGCCGCCGTCGAAGCCGAGGGTCGTGCGGAAGCGGCGAAGATCGAGGCCATCGGGCTCGCGCAAGCCAAGGCGATCGAGGCACAGGGCGTGGCCGAAGCCACCGCCATCCTGCGCAAGGCCGAGGCCTGGAAGGAGTTCAACGACGCCGCCCGCCTGCAGACGA includes:
- a CDS encoding ABC transporter permease: MFWRRRRSEDDISDEIRTHLDLEADDLVAEGLPEQQARAAARREFGSVALTRERLYEKGRVPWLDDVVRDLRHSVALYRRAPGFTIAVVVTLALGIGLNTAIFSFVNALLLRPLPVPNSERLVAIHTSDFSGPAHGSTGYPDYLDFRDNARDVLSGLAAYSMELMNLSDGAASDRVQGHVVTQNYFSVVGVDVARGRVFGPADEDVVVVSHGLWQRMLGGREDVLGRRLTINGKPSVVIGVAPPGFTGLLRGLPADLWLPLERQSQLADQLTERGSRWLTVVGRLADGVELPRAQAAFKVIGDQLHRAYPREWTDLKGEGRRITLEPANQSLLVDRADVLPFMTTLMAVVGIVLLLACVNVSNLMLARAAVRSREMAIRLSVGAGRARVLRQLFTESVLLAMLAGLASTLVAFAATTQLVRMQPPLPLRISLDLSPDARVLAFTALMSLLTAMLFGLLPALRMTRPNLTTALKGGIADAGVHRLRRGSLRNGLVAVQVALSVVLVVGAGLSVLSLRRAGAVDVGFEPRNVVIASLSAGRQGYDEARARSFFEQLVARIEALPGVRSAALASIVPLDFSGQRTRVDLQGYTPRNGEDMEINFNVVGSRYFETMRVPLVQGREFDATDRVGAMGAVIVNDALVRRYWPDGIAIGKQIRRGQSAFTVVGVTTDGKYRSLSEPPLPYFYLSLGQNLQSDLSLHVRTDREPVAVAGAIRATVRELDPDLPLTDVRTMEDHLGLVLMPLHAAATLLGAFGALALGLAVVGIYSVMACTVSQHTREIGIRMALGARLGDVLALVLREGLVVVGVGLLAGGAAAAGVTRFAASLFYGVSPTDPMTFAGALGLLGVAGLLAALVPALRAARIHPSDALRQG
- a CDS encoding PadR family transcriptional regulator — encoded protein: MPTKRQDSDRVALLQGTLDLLILKTLVLGPHHGQGMARTIQRQSEDAFSVDHGSLYLALQRLEDKGWITGRWGASENNRRARFYTLTRQGRAQLGEKATEWRKLARAIALILGPELGEAD
- a CDS encoding NfeD family protein; its protein translation is MDLLPPLSAFTVFLSICAVGFLFLVLALAFGGLFDFLETDHDFATGGPGFFSSRVMAVFVTAFGGFGAVATYYGLGPIPASLVGFGSGIVFGGAIYALARALYNQQVSTEVRADDLVGAVGRVVIGIPPGGVGQVRLRLGEELMDKIARTRDGVAIAENTSVQIEEVLGETVIVKKT
- a CDS encoding flotillin family protein — encoded protein: MTENVQLASLILSILGVVLSLFAAAFLFSRNYIKVSPNAVAVLSGRKRKLPDGRTVGYRMVRGGAALRIPLLEKVEYLHLNVMTIPLEIRRAYTLKGVPVSVKAVANVKIRGDDSSLQAAAERFLGMSHDQVQKVIFQTLEGHLRSILGTLTVEEVNSDRQSFAQKLTTEAATDLEKMGIGVDVLTIQEISDEEGYLDALGKRRTAEVKRDATIGEAEAHRDAKIKSSQALQEGEKAKFQADAEIAQSSRDFMIRQAQYQAEIETQKARAAQAGPLAEATARQGVVAEEVRVEKTRTQEAIAVQEQEVLRRQKELDATVIKPAEADRQAAVVRAEAAKQSAILEAEGRRSAMIAMAEAEQEKLRKEGAGRAAAVEAEGRAEAAKIEAIGLAQAKAIEAQGVAEATAILRKAEAWKEFNDAARLQTILEKLPAIIEASSGVFGAVAAPFGNIDKLVVMDTGNGSSENGGGSLARLAQTSPAVVFNLLQQLEALGLSVPDVMQQLGVKGTLPVVPTPPAASPTAVTPPKRG